From the genome of Papaver somniferum cultivar HN1 chromosome 2, ASM357369v1, whole genome shotgun sequence, one region includes:
- the LOC113352772 gene encoding trans-resveratrol di-O-methyltransferase-like, which produces MDSTSQELKTNELMQAQTQLYMHALSFAKSMAIKCVVELGIPNIIHSHGKPMPLYSLVDALSLPPTKTEYLNRLMRLMVYSGIFSTESLEKNQEDKGYILTATSKLLINTTKTTSSAVIFLIDPFTMSPFYFLSAWFRGSGSTPFEAAHGMTIWNALEQNPEIRKTFHDAMAGDSGLLMSVIVNEGKRVFENLKSLVDVGGGTGATAQALVEAFPNLECMVLDLPNVIADLPGATNIVFIGGDMFDSIPRADAVLMKTILHDWNDMDCVKILQKCREAIPSRQEGGKVIIIDAVMNEDYIENKQKQDSITETQLLLDIAVMGGPGGKERTEKEWEKLFLESDFSGYKIICTLGFRSLIEVYP; this is translated from the exons ATGGATTCAACCAGTCAAGAGCTGAAAACTAATGAATTGATGCAAGCTCAGACTCAACTTTATATGCATGCGTTAAGTTTTGCAAAAAGCATGGCTATCAAGTGTGTTGTTGAATTAGGCATTCCCAACATAATCCACAGCCATGGAAAACCCATGCCTCTCTATAGCCTCGTTGATGCTCTTTCTCTACCACCAACCAAAACGGAATATTTGAATCGCCTAATGCGTTTAATGGTTTATTCGGGAATATTTTCTACAGAAAGCCTTGAAAAAAATCAAGAAGACAAGGGATATATACTGACAGCAACTTCAAAGCTTTTGATAAATACCACCAAGACGACGTCATCTGCTGTTATCTTTTTGATCGATCCTTTCACGATGTCACCTTTTTATTTCTTAAGCGCATGGTTTCGAGGGAGTGGCTCCACACCATTTGAGGCTGCTCATGGTATGACCATATGGAATGCGTTGGAGCAAAACCCTGAGATACGAAAGACGTTCCATGATGCCATGGCTGGTGACTCCGGCTTGTTGATGAGTGTAATTGTCAATGAGGGTAAGAGGGTCTTTGAAAATTTGAAGTCATTGGTTGATGTAGGAGGTGGGACTGGAGCTACAGCTCAAGCCCTTGTTGAAGCTTTCCCAAATCTGGAATGCATGGTTTTGGATCTCCCAAATGTGATTGCAGACTTACCAGGGGCTACCAACATAGTCTTCATCGGCGGCGACATGTTCGATTCCATCCCTCGTGCAGATGCAGTTCTAATGAAG ACTATTCTTCATGACTGGAATGATATGGACTGTGTTAAAATACTTCAGAAATGCAGAGAAGCTATTCCATCAAGACAAGAGGGAGGAAAGGTGATAATAATAGACGCCGTGATGAATGAAGATTacattgaaaataaacaaaaacaagattCGATTACTGAGACACAACTACTTCTGGACATTGCAGTGATGGGTGGACCTGGTGGTAAAGAGAGAACTGAGAAAGAATGGGAAAAGCTATTTCTTGAGTCAGATTTTTCCGGCTATAAGATAATATGCACTTTAGGATTTAGGTCTCTCATTGAGGTTTATCCCTAA
- the LOC113350441 gene encoding uncharacterized protein LOC113350441: MEKSEEEMPSTEAEMKNLQEKVSELQTKLLVATKPLTDDYIKGIEVFAMKMRQFWKETLDEIRTKLKAKQHEFVLLENVSPKAKLDYCVELLAVRVSETVISDICSGYKEFASDEITELSIKLVQKQLDYDCLVMILKFFPKKERNSGIQRKRKTKNCSNFSRRRKKKLRGLKKKGRNSRSRQIKKMKKFLSFFVRRKLK; encoded by the exons ATGGAGAAATCTGAAGAGGAGATGCCATCTACAGAG GCAGAAATGAAGAATCTGCAAGAAAAAGTGAGTGAATTACAAACAAAGCTTTTAGTTGCTACAAAACCCTTAACCGATGATTATATTAAGGGTATAGAAGTGTTTGCAATGAAAATGAGGCAGTTTTGGAAGGAAACATTAGATGAGATAAGGACAAAACTGAAAGCAAAGCAACATGAATTTGTGCTGCTAGAAAATGTTTCTCCTAAAGCTAAATTGGACTACTGTGTTGAATTACTTGCCGTAAGAGTAAGTGAAACAGTAATTAGTGATATTTGTAGCGGTTATAAGGAATTTGCTAGTGATGAAATTACTGAGCTGAGTATAAAATTGGTACAAAAGCAACTTGATTATGATTGCTTGGTAATGATATTAAAGTTCTTTccgaagaaagaaagaaattcagGGATTCAGCGGAAAAGGAAAACGAAGAACTGTTCAAATTTTtcaaggagaagaaagaagaaattaaGAGGCTTGAAGAAGAAAGGGAGAAACTCACGGAGTCGGCaaataaagaaaatgaagaaatttttaagtttttttgtgAGAAGAAAGCTGAAGTGA
- the LOC113352773 gene encoding protein CROWDED NUCLEI 2-like: protein MKLASLCQFLSTKAKDLAREHVEKLSKSDEERELKLKKLESDTELLIKEKAALASEIDLLNNEKVILVSVFEKLNKEKAMLERDIELHKKDKGILATDVEFLKGEKTILVSDVEVLKEEKLVLASAAELLKKEKANLTSDIELHKKEKDKGVLASNVEFLKKEKAILTSAAESLKKEKSILSNHIELHNKEKSVLVSDVKALKQEKILLESAAELLKKEKAILASDIKSHKKEKGILASEVGFLNKEKGLLASDVKVLKEEKIVLAGANELFKKEKAILASDIELHKNEKVILASDVDILNKDKSILVSNAEVLKNEISILSNDVQVLREEKVILSNDAELLAREKEKLQGDFEFLNEEKNEFVRSEREKALADNEKALEVLRALYQTQLLRERWYQNELQEIRQALIKCWGLKRKAERQCLE from the exons ATGAAGCTTGCAAGTTTATGTCAATTTCTTAGCACAAAAGCTAAGGATCTTGCACGGGAACATGTGGAAAAACTATCTAAATCAGATGAAGAGAGGGAACTTAAGCTGAAGAAACTAGAAAGTGATACGGAATTGCTTATCAAAGAGAAGGCTGCCTTAGCTAGTGAAATTGATTTACTTAACAATGAGAAGGTTATATTGGTAAGTGTTTTTGAAAAACTCAACAAAGAGAAGGCTATGTTAGAAAGAGATATCGAATTACACAAGAAAGACAAGGGTATCTTAGCAACAGATGTTGAATTTCTCAAAGGGGAAAAGACTATCTTAGTAAGTGATGTCGAAGTGCTCAAAGAAGAGAAGCTTGTCTTAGCAAGTGCTGCTGAATTGCTCAAGAAAGAGAAGGCCAACTTAACAAGCGATATCGAACTGCACAAGAAAGAGAAAG ATAAGGGTGTCTTGGCAAGTAATGTTGAATTTCTCAAGAAAGAAAAGGCTATCTTAACAAGTGCTGCTGAATCGCTTAAGAAAGAGAAGTCTATCTTATCAAACCATATCGAATTACACAACAAAGAGAAGAGTGTCTTGGTAAGTGATGTCAAAGCGCTCAAACAAGAGAAGATCCTCCTGGAAAGTGCTGCTGAATTGCTTAAGAAAGAGAAGGCCATCTTAGCAAGCGATATCAAATCCCACAAAAAAGAGAAAGGTATCTTGGCGAGCGAAGTTGGATTTCTCAACAAAGAGAAGGGTCTCTTGGCAAGTGATGTCAAAGTGCTCAAAGAAGAAAAGATCGTCTTAGCAGGTGCTAATGAATTGTTTAAGAAAGAAAAGGCCATCTTAGCAAGTGATATCGAGTTACACAAGAACGAGAAAGTTATCTTGGCAAGTGATGTGGATATCCTCAACAAGGACAAGTCTATCTTGGTAAGcaatgccgaagttctcaaaaacGAAATCTCCATCTTGTCAAATGATGTTCAAGTACTCAGGGAGGAGAAGGTTATCTTGTCAAATGATGCAGAATTACTCGCCAGAGAAAAGGAAAAACTGCAAGGCGATTTTGAATTTCTTAATGAAGAGAAGAATGAGTTTGTTAGGTCTGAACGAGAGAAAGCACTAGCCGATAATGAAAAAGCATTGGAGGTTCTCAGAGCGCTATACCAAACTCAGCTTCTCAGGGAACGCTGGTACCAAAACGAACTTCAAGAAATTCGGCAAGCATTGATCAAG TGTTGGGGTCTGAAACGAAAAGCAGAAAGACAGTGTTTGGAGTAA
- the LOC113354506 gene encoding uncharacterized protein LOC113354506 translates to MENRGCVHIIGRKNETEKKKNHVIKQKGKGIVKSSASVLGNRRKKKLLIKRVFDYLTSDSYLYAPLLHHPANAGSHNSLLPNTGPLDYIKRVTSKILTRPTTEKDQQVSDQGHHQAIGDDHHPENLVEQEDDEAINVNQPEAEVHGVGREEAIGHPEIVKRIVHQSDVLLSRAGRCVDNSKDFLLTHKSSKEIGRSIKC, encoded by the exons ATGGAGAATAGGGGATGTGTACATATCATCGGTCGAAAGAatgaaacagagaagaagaagaatcatgtaATTAAACAGAAAGGAAAAGGAATAGTCAAATCATCAGCATCAGTGCTCGGGAAtaggaggaagaagaagttgttgataAAAAGGGTTTTTGATTATTTAACTTCTGATTCTTATTTGTATGCTCCTTTGTTGCATCATCCTGCTAATGCTGGTTCCCATAATTCTTTGCTGCCCAATACAG GACCTCTTGATTACATCAAACGAGTCACCTCAAAAATCCTAACCAGACCAACGACAGAGAAAGATCAACAAGTGAGCGACCAGGGACACCACCAAGCAATAGGTGATGATCATCATCCAGAGAATTTAGTTGAACAGGAGGATGATGAAGCCATCAATGTCAATCAACCTGAAGCTGAAGTTCATGGTGTTGGACGTGAAGAGGCAATTGGGCACCCTGAAATCGTGAAGCGCATTGTGCACCAAAGTGATGTCTTGTTGTCCAGGGCAGGGCGTTGTGTTGACAATTCTAAAGACTTCCTCCTCACTCATAAGTCTAGCAAAGAAATTGGCCGCTCTATCAAATGCTAA